In Deltaproteobacteria bacterium, a single window of DNA contains:
- a CDS encoding isochorismate synthase → MAWVHTARPQIPSAGAEVPRAPSRLPDGSWSHPEAGVRLFAYGAAEIREGASLGAVLSSLEMPSALPRHLPGPWFGAAAFNDGLGPDWAGFSPLRFTLPALLAWSENGHHHLRAFGDRAQERLDCARAKLDVPYATSPSAPARIRRRRGEREHWNTLVLRALEAIASRALDKVVLARAIDVEADAPIDPQELLRALEGRYPSCRAFLVRGSGGVFLGATPEILCRVEGGRVEADALAGSASPEHASELPTSGKDLREHRWVVDHITDALAGVADHAHWPREPRVRALANVVHLHTPVVAHLSPGRGIADVAAALHPTPAVGGVPVGAALRFLADHEGLDRGLYAGVVGWVGEERAELAIALRSALVRGRHARIFVGAGIVDGSSPGAEWEETELKARALLDALGARS, encoded by the coding sequence ATGGCGTGGGTCCACACAGCCAGGCCGCAGATCCCCTCGGCCGGAGCGGAGGTCCCGCGTGCTCCGTCGCGTCTGCCGGACGGCTCCTGGTCTCATCCGGAGGCCGGCGTCCGCCTCTTCGCTTATGGGGCTGCGGAGATCCGCGAGGGGGCCTCGCTCGGCGCCGTGCTGTCGAGCCTGGAAATGCCATCGGCGCTCCCGCGGCATCTACCCGGTCCGTGGTTCGGCGCCGCCGCGTTCAATGACGGTCTCGGCCCTGACTGGGCAGGTTTCTCGCCGCTGCGCTTCACGTTGCCCGCGCTCCTCGCCTGGAGCGAGAACGGCCATCACCACCTGAGGGCGTTCGGCGACCGGGCCCAGGAGCGGCTCGACTGCGCGCGGGCAAAGCTCGACGTGCCGTACGCGACCTCGCCTTCCGCGCCCGCGCGAATCCGGCGCCGCCGCGGGGAGCGCGAGCATTGGAATACGCTCGTCCTCCGCGCGCTGGAGGCCATCGCCTCGCGCGCTCTGGACAAGGTGGTGCTCGCGCGCGCCATCGACGTCGAGGCGGACGCGCCCATCGATCCGCAGGAGCTGCTCCGCGCGCTCGAAGGGCGATATCCGAGCTGCAGGGCCTTTCTAGTGCGCGGATCGGGTGGCGTCTTCCTCGGAGCGACGCCGGAGATCCTCTGCCGTGTCGAAGGTGGCAGGGTCGAAGCCGACGCGCTCGCCGGCTCTGCTTCCCCCGAGCACGCCTCGGAGCTGCCCACCAGCGGCAAGGACCTGCGCGAGCACCGCTGGGTCGTCGATCACATCACCGACGCCCTCGCCGGCGTCGCCGACCACGCCCATTGGCCCCGCGAGCCACGCGTCCGCGCGCTGGCCAACGTCGTCCATCTGCACACGCCGGTGGTCGCACACCTCTCTCCCGGACGCGGGATTGCCGATGTGGCGGCGGCTCTTCATCCGACACCGGCGGTGGGCGGCGTTCCCGTCGGAGCCGCCCTGCGCTTCCTCGCCGACCACGAGGGCCTCGACCGCGGCCTGTATGCGGGCGTCGTCGGCTGGGTCGGCGAAGAGCGGGCCGAGCTGGCCATCGCCTTGCGCTCCGCTCTGGTCCGCGGCCGGCACGCGCGGATCTTCGTCGGAGCCGGCATCGTGGATGGCTCGTCGCCCGGCGCGGAATGGGAGGAGACGGAGCTCAAGGCGCGCGCGCTCCTCGACGCGCTCGGAGCGCGCTCGTGA
- the menD gene encoding 2-succinyl-5-enolpyruvyl-6-hydroxy-3-cyclohexene-1-carboxylic-acid synthase, which translates to MGGDGAQGARAPRRARSALVNFNLLWAGAVADELVRAGARDAVICPGSRSAPLALALADRLRPHTVIDERSAAFFALGAAKASGRPVALLSTSGSAAAHFYPALLEAEATAIPVIAITADRPPELHGWGAPQQLDQHRLFGGHAFFADLGLPDPLTLSHMRATVARALHHGGPAHLNAPFREPLAPVPGPLPEVRNEPAVHHVSARGMPDVRELAGILSRHPRGVIVCGPRDARDDFPAAVRELSRALGYAVLTDAASGVDEGVAHADLILRNEAWARALRPEAVVRVGGAISSKLVQSWVEQARCTIVIHERGEPVDPAHGATAVVAGPAAEVCKAIAASARAEGPLRRLFEGAERRARGALEVAFAEGDWGEPLVARETALAADLLYVASSMPVRDVDAFAPRRGRVLVNRGLNGIDGIVSSAAGAAAVTGTKAVALVGDLALLHDLGGLIAAARLRLPLTVVCVNNDGGGIFHFLPIAAHAERFEELFATPHGLDLEGAARLCGATFTRVADGRALRSALQRTTAGLQMVEARTDRAANVAQHRSLQAAVIAALGDPP; encoded by the coding sequence ATGGGAGGAGACGGAGCTCAAGGCGCGCGCGCTCCTCGACGCGCTCGGAGCGCGCTCGTGAACTTCAATCTCCTCTGGGCCGGCGCGGTGGCTGACGAGCTGGTGCGCGCCGGAGCGCGCGATGCGGTGATCTGTCCCGGCTCCCGCAGCGCCCCGCTCGCCCTCGCCCTGGCCGACCGCCTGCGGCCGCACACCGTGATCGACGAGCGCAGCGCGGCGTTCTTCGCCCTCGGAGCGGCGAAAGCGTCCGGCCGTCCCGTCGCGCTCCTCTCCACTTCCGGAAGCGCGGCGGCGCATTTCTACCCCGCGCTGCTGGAGGCCGAGGCGACGGCCATCCCGGTGATCGCGATCACCGCCGATCGCCCGCCGGAGCTCCATGGCTGGGGCGCGCCGCAGCAGCTGGATCAGCACCGGCTCTTCGGCGGCCACGCCTTTTTCGCCGATCTCGGCCTGCCCGATCCGCTGACGCTTTCGCACATGCGCGCAACCGTCGCGCGCGCACTCCATCACGGGGGGCCGGCGCATCTGAACGCGCCCTTCCGCGAGCCTCTGGCCCCTGTTCCCGGTCCGCTGCCCGAGGTCCGCAACGAGCCCGCCGTGCACCACGTGTCGGCGCGCGGCATGCCCGACGTGCGCGAGCTCGCCGGGATCCTCTCCCGGCATCCACGCGGTGTGATCGTCTGCGGTCCCCGCGACGCTCGCGACGATTTTCCCGCTGCCGTCCGGGAGCTGTCGCGCGCTCTCGGCTACGCCGTCCTCACGGATGCGGCGTCGGGTGTCGACGAAGGCGTCGCGCATGCGGATCTGATCCTGAGGAACGAAGCCTGGGCGCGCGCGCTGCGGCCCGAAGCCGTCGTGCGGGTGGGCGGAGCAATCAGCTCGAAGCTCGTGCAGTCCTGGGTGGAGCAGGCCCGGTGCACGATCGTGATTCACGAGCGCGGCGAGCCAGTCGATCCGGCGCACGGAGCAACGGCGGTGGTCGCCGGGCCTGCTGCGGAAGTGTGCAAGGCAATTGCCGCGTCAGCGCGCGCCGAAGGTCCCCTCCGGCGTCTGTTCGAAGGCGCCGAGAGGCGCGCCCGCGGTGCCCTCGAAGTGGCCTTCGCCGAAGGTGATTGGGGAGAGCCGCTCGTCGCCCGCGAAACGGCGCTGGCAGCGGACCTGCTCTACGTGGCGAGCAGCATGCCGGTCCGCGACGTGGACGCGTTCGCGCCGCGGCGGGGTCGAGTGCTGGTGAACCGCGGGCTGAACGGCATCGACGGGATCGTCTCCAGCGCCGCCGGCGCCGCCGCCGTCACCGGCACGAAGGCCGTCGCGCTCGTGGGCGATCTCGCGCTGCTGCACGATCTGGGCGGCCTGATCGCTGCCGCCCGGTTGCGGCTCCCGCTCACCGTCGTCTGCGTGAACAACGACGGCGGCGGCATCTTCCATTTCCTTCCCATCGCCGCGCACGCCGAGCGGTTCGAAGAGCTGTTCGCCACTCCGCACGGGCTCGATCTGGAAGGCGCTGCGCGGCTCTGCGGAGCCACCTTCACGCGTGTCGCGGACGGGAGAGCGCTGCGCAGCGCGCTGCAGCGAACCACCGCCGGCCTGCAGATGGTCGAGGCGCGCACGGACCGCGCCGCCAACGTGGCGCAGCACCGTTCGCTGCAGGCCGCCGTGATCGCGGCGCTCGGGGATCCGCCTTGA
- a CDS encoding alpha/beta fold hydrolase produces the protein MRTLLLHGFAGSPRTLARFLPEAEAPDLPGHGGAADATSWNDALAALEPADPVRIVGYSMGARLALGLALRNPAMVSELVLESGTAGIEDTGERAQRKAADDDLAAFIEREGMEKFIDRWERHPTLASLRPFAAQLRFERLAHRPAGLASALRHLGAGAQPSYWADLPRLRVPVRLITGANDEKFSALARRMRDLLPQASLIPIPDCGHAPHLERPQAFVEALR, from the coding sequence TTGAGGACGTTGCTGCTGCACGGTTTCGCTGGAAGCCCGCGCACGCTCGCGCGCTTCCTTCCCGAGGCGGAGGCGCCCGACTTGCCCGGACACGGCGGCGCTGCCGATGCCACTTCCTGGAACGATGCCCTCGCTGCTCTCGAGCCGGCGGACCCGGTGCGCATCGTCGGCTACTCGATGGGGGCGCGGCTGGCGTTGGGCCTCGCCTTGCGCAATCCAGCGATGGTCAGCGAGCTGGTCCTGGAAAGCGGCACGGCCGGCATCGAGGACACAGGTGAGCGCGCCCAGCGGAAGGCCGCCGACGACGACCTGGCCGCCTTCATCGAACGCGAAGGGATGGAGAAGTTCATCGACCGCTGGGAGCGGCACCCTACCCTTGCATCCTTGCGGCCGTTTGCAGCGCAACTCCGCTTCGAGCGGCTTGCGCATCGTCCAGCCGGGCTCGCCAGCGCGCTGCGCCATCTCGGCGCGGGCGCGCAGCCGAGCTACTGGGCGGATCTGCCGCGCCTGCGCGTACCCGTCCGTCTGATCACCGGCGCGAACGACGAGAAGTTCTCCGCGCTCGCGCGCCGGATGCGCGACCTCCTCCCGCAGGCGTCGCTGATCCCGATTCCCGACTGCGGGCACGCGCCGCACCTCGAACGACCCCAGGCATTCGTGGAGGCACTGCGATGA
- the menB gene encoding 1,4-dihydroxy-2-naphthoyl-CoA synthase: MKWNLVQKHEDVIYEKSGNGIARITINRPEVRNAFRPQTLFELQKCFDDVREDPDTGVAILTGAGNEAFCSGGDQRIRGTQGYVGRDGVPRLNVLDLQKQIRSLPKPVVAMVAGYAIGGGHVLHVVCDLTIAADNARFGQTGPRVGSFDGGFGSSTLASIVGLKKAKEIWFLCRQYDAQQALSMGLVNAVVPLARLEEETVKWCEEMLQLSPLALRMLKRSFNAALDGQAGIQELAGDATMLFYMSEEAQEGRDAFKEKRKPDFRKFPRRP; the protein is encoded by the coding sequence ATGAAGTGGAACCTGGTGCAGAAGCACGAAGACGTCATCTACGAAAAATCGGGCAACGGGATTGCCAGGATCACCATCAACCGCCCCGAAGTCCGCAACGCCTTCCGCCCGCAGACGCTGTTCGAGTTGCAGAAGTGTTTCGACGACGTGCGCGAGGATCCGGATACCGGCGTCGCCATCCTCACCGGCGCCGGGAACGAGGCGTTCTGTTCGGGCGGCGACCAGCGCATCCGGGGGACGCAAGGATACGTCGGCCGCGACGGTGTTCCCCGCCTGAACGTCCTCGACCTGCAGAAGCAGATCCGGTCGCTCCCGAAGCCGGTGGTCGCGATGGTCGCCGGATATGCCATCGGGGGCGGGCACGTGCTCCACGTCGTCTGCGACCTGACCATCGCGGCCGACAATGCCCGCTTCGGCCAGACCGGACCGCGGGTGGGCAGCTTCGACGGCGGGTTCGGATCCTCGACGCTGGCGAGCATCGTCGGCCTGAAGAAAGCGAAGGAGATCTGGTTCCTCTGCCGCCAGTACGACGCCCAGCAGGCGCTCTCCATGGGGCTCGTGAACGCGGTGGTCCCGCTCGCCCGCCTCGAGGAGGAGACCGTGAAGTGGTGCGAGGAGATGCTCCAGCTCAGCCCGCTGGCGCTGCGGATGCTGAAGCGCAGCTTCAACGCCGCGCTCGACGGCCAGGCGGGGATCCAGGAGCTGGCGGGCGACGCGACCATGCTCTTCTACATGAGCGAGGAAGCGCAGGAAGGCCGCGACGCGTTCAAGGAGAAGCGCAAGCCCGACTTCCGGAAGTTTCCGAGGCGACCATGA
- a CDS encoding 1,4-dihydroxy-2-naphthoate polyprenyltransferase, with product MTELAAIRPGLGVWLMAARPRTLSAAVSPVLVGTAIAHRVGALRPAAAALALLASLLIQVGTNFANDYSDFRHGADADRVGPTRVTQSGLVPPGTVKLAAWFAFGISGLFGIALAAMSGWPILVIGLASVAAGWLYTGGPWPLGYHGLGDLFVFVFFGLVATCGTVYAQALYVPSMAWMAGAAVGSLATAILVVNNLRDRKTDAHVGKNTLAVKLGARATRVQYAILALAPFVLAILLGTLWPLLALPALLRALRTVLTQEGAALNRGLGETARAQILYSLLLAAGLWQ from the coding sequence ATGACCGAGCTGGCCGCCATCCGGCCCGGACTCGGCGTGTGGCTGATGGCCGCGCGCCCGCGTACGCTGAGCGCGGCGGTCTCGCCGGTTCTGGTGGGGACCGCCATCGCGCACCGCGTCGGGGCACTGCGCCCCGCTGCCGCCGCGCTCGCGCTGCTCGCGTCGCTGCTCATCCAGGTCGGAACGAACTTTGCGAACGACTACTCGGATTTCCGGCACGGGGCGGACGCCGACCGGGTGGGGCCGACGCGAGTCACACAGAGCGGCCTCGTGCCGCCGGGAACCGTCAAGCTCGCTGCCTGGTTTGCATTTGGCATCTCCGGATTGTTCGGGATCGCCCTGGCCGCGATGTCCGGCTGGCCCATCCTGGTCATCGGTTTGGCGTCGGTCGCTGCGGGTTGGCTCTACACCGGTGGGCCGTGGCCGCTCGGCTACCACGGGCTCGGCGATCTCTTCGTCTTCGTCTTCTTCGGGCTGGTCGCCACCTGCGGCACGGTGTACGCGCAGGCCCTCTATGTTCCATCCATGGCCTGGATGGCGGGAGCGGCGGTTGGATCGCTCGCGACGGCCATCCTGGTGGTCAACAACCTTCGCGACCGGAAGACCGACGCGCACGTCGGCAAGAACACGCTGGCGGTGAAGCTCGGCGCGCGCGCGACGCGCGTGCAGTATGCGATCCTGGCACTTGCGCCGTTCGTCCTCGCCATCCTGCTGGGTACTCTCTGGCCGCTGCTCGCCTTGCCCGCTTTGCTCCGGGCGCTGCGCACCGTGCTCACCCAGGAAGGAGCTGCCCTGAACCGCGGCCTCGGCGAGACGGCGCGCGCGCAGATTCTCTATTCGCTGCTGCTGGCCGCGGGATTGTGGCAATGA
- a CDS encoding o-succinylbenzoate synthase: MPARAVGRRIEVRPYRLRLTRPVRTARGIHELREGFLVFAHDGERIGRGDAAPLPELGTESLRECHRQLQEATFEAFPETPAARCAVEQALLDLEAQRAGVPLARLLERAAPLEVPASALLSADAVPELAREAQRAVAEGFLTLKLKVGMGDDYARAAVVRDAAGPDVKLRLDANGAWDAPEALRKLRELAPLRIELCEQPTPDLLGLEGSQVALAADEMVASDPEGALARAAVIVLKPMLLGGILPALRLARRAHERGRKIVVTSSLESAVGRGGAAHLAAAVLALGPQPAAGIATGTLVEEDVGPDPFAPAGGIVRIPALPGLGLP, encoded by the coding sequence ATGCCGGCGCGCGCCGTCGGGCGGCGCATCGAAGTGCGCCCCTACCGCTTGCGGCTCACGCGACCGGTGCGCACGGCGCGCGGCATCCATGAGCTGCGCGAAGGCTTTCTCGTCTTTGCCCACGACGGAGAGCGCATCGGCCGCGGCGACGCGGCGCCGCTGCCGGAGCTCGGGACCGAGTCGCTCCGCGAGTGCCACCGCCAGCTCCAGGAGGCGACCTTCGAGGCCTTCCCGGAGACTCCCGCCGCACGGTGCGCCGTCGAGCAGGCGTTGCTCGACCTCGAAGCGCAGCGCGCCGGCGTCCCTCTCGCGCGGCTGCTCGAGCGCGCGGCGCCGCTGGAAGTGCCCGCGAGCGCCTTGCTCTCCGCCGACGCGGTTCCCGAGCTCGCGCGGGAGGCGCAGCGCGCGGTGGCCGAGGGATTCCTCACCTTGAAGCTGAAGGTGGGGATGGGCGACGACTACGCGCGCGCCGCGGTCGTTCGCGACGCGGCCGGGCCCGACGTGAAGCTCCGGCTCGACGCAAACGGCGCCTGGGACGCTCCCGAGGCGCTCCGGAAGCTGCGAGAGCTCGCGCCGCTGCGGATCGAGCTCTGCGAACAGCCCACGCCGGACCTGCTCGGCCTGGAAGGGTCACAGGTGGCGTTGGCGGCCGACGAGATGGTGGCTTCCGACCCGGAGGGCGCGCTCGCCCGCGCGGCCGTCATCGTTCTCAAGCCGATGCTCCTCGGCGGCATACTTCCCGCTCTTCGCCTCGCACGGCGCGCGCACGAGCGCGGCCGCAAGATCGTCGTCACCAGCTCGCTGGAGAGCGCCGTCGGGCGCGGCGGCGCAGCACACCTCGCTGCCGCTGTGCTCGCGCTCGGACCGCAGCCTGCTGCCGGCATCGCCACCGGGACGCTGGTCGAGGAAGACGTCGGCCCGGACCCGTTCGCCCCGGCCGGTGGAATCGTGCGCATCCCGGCTTTGCCGGGACTCGGTCTGCCGTGA
- a CDS encoding 2-succinylbenzoate--CoA ligase, with the protein MKLVFRGSALEIAPTAVHERRIFAEGNNTPDTAGLVLGAMDRGAELVLLNPRLTAAERTAQRQSISGIPPAGEAALVLFTSGTTGSPKAARLARDNLEASALAANQVLQVDARSRFLCVLPLFHVGGLGVLFRCGLAGATVLLHERFDAAAVAGELREGATHASLVATTLARVLEQGATFPPAIVAVGGGPVPKPLLERARSAGLRVLQTWGMTETCSMATCERPDDADGATAGPPLPGFQVVVDQGEVVVRGPAVMRGYLGQPPLQGGSFRTGDLGEMDARGRLIVHARRSDLIVSGGENIYPAEVEAALLAHPEVRDAAVLPASDEEWGQIGVAYVVTDAPVSGLREFLRARLAKYKVPVRFVAVSELPRNAAGKVDRVALQGRLELEER; encoded by the coding sequence GTGAAGCTCGTCTTCCGCGGATCGGCGCTGGAGATCGCGCCTACCGCCGTGCATGAGCGGCGGATCTTCGCCGAAGGAAACAACACGCCGGATACCGCCGGTCTCGTGCTTGGCGCGATGGATCGGGGCGCGGAGCTGGTACTGCTCAATCCGCGCCTGACCGCCGCGGAGCGGACGGCGCAGAGGCAATCGATCTCGGGGATCCCGCCCGCGGGCGAGGCCGCGTTGGTCCTCTTCACGTCGGGCACCACGGGTTCGCCCAAGGCGGCCCGCCTGGCACGCGACAATCTCGAAGCGAGCGCGCTCGCGGCGAACCAGGTCCTCCAGGTCGACGCCCGGTCCCGCTTCCTCTGCGTGCTGCCGCTGTTCCATGTCGGCGGCCTCGGAGTCCTTTTCCGCTGCGGGCTGGCCGGCGCCACCGTGCTGCTGCACGAGCGCTTCGACGCCGCGGCAGTCGCGGGGGAGCTGCGCGAGGGGGCGACGCACGCCAGCCTGGTCGCGACCACGCTCGCGCGGGTGCTGGAGCAGGGTGCCACATTCCCGCCCGCCATCGTTGCCGTCGGCGGCGGTCCGGTGCCGAAGCCGCTCCTCGAGCGCGCCCGAAGCGCGGGGCTGCGCGTTCTGCAGACCTGGGGAATGACCGAAACGTGCTCGATGGCCACCTGCGAGCGCCCGGACGACGCCGACGGCGCGACAGCCGGACCACCTCTCCCGGGGTTCCAGGTGGTCGTGGACCAGGGAGAAGTCGTCGTTCGCGGACCGGCGGTGATGCGCGGATATCTGGGGCAGCCGCCGCTTCAGGGAGGGTCCTTCCGCACCGGCGATCTCGGCGAGATGGATGCTCGGGGACGGCTCATCGTCCATGCGCGCCGGAGCGATCTCATCGTCAGCGGAGGCGAGAACATCTATCCCGCCGAGGTGGAGGCAGCGCTGCTCGCACACCCGGAGGTGCGCGATGCGGCGGTGCTCCCCGCCTCGGACGAAGAGTGGGGGCAGATCGGCGTCGCGTACGTCGTGACGGACGCGCCGGTGAGCGGCTTGCGCGAGTTTCTCCGTGCGCGCCTCGCGAAGTACAAGGTGCCGGTGCGTTTCGTAGCGGTTTCCGAGCTGCCCCGGAACGCCGCCGGCAAGGTCGATCGGGTCGCGCTGCAGGGGCGCCTGGAACTGGAAGAGCGCTGA
- the moaA gene encoding GTP 3',8-cyclase MoaA — translation MEALYTAAVDARPLPVVSSAPRPLDAASLGLVARADARAQGLFDRFGRAHTYLRISVIEKCNLRCRYCMPEEGVALLPKGDLLSFEEIERLATLFVRLGVRKIRVTGGEPLVRRGVDDLVARLGRLKSYGLQRLAMTSNALLLRQHLDGLRAGGLDAVNLSLDTLRPERFREITLRDGCEETIAAIRAAAAAGFDSVKVNAVVMAGVNDDELVDLARAFALDAPIEMRYIEYMPFEGNHWGERLRMFPAEAIRARLEEQLELEEIGLAETARVYRVRERNGRDFRGRIGIISSMTEPFCATCNRTRLTADGHFRWCLLDEGEIDLRGPMRAGATDADMARLIEDGLRAKKPGHAPAEELVALHQGPGHAGRSMIRIGG, via the coding sequence GTGGAAGCGTTATACACAGCGGCCGTGGACGCGCGCCCCCTGCCCGTCGTGTCTTCCGCGCCCCGCCCTCTCGACGCGGCGTCGCTCGGGCTCGTTGCAAGGGCCGATGCGCGGGCGCAGGGATTGTTCGACCGGTTCGGCCGCGCGCACACGTACCTGCGCATCTCGGTGATCGAGAAGTGCAACCTCCGTTGCCGCTACTGCATGCCGGAGGAAGGCGTGGCATTGCTGCCCAAAGGCGACTTGCTCTCCTTCGAGGAGATCGAGCGCCTGGCGACGCTGTTCGTGCGGCTGGGCGTTCGCAAGATCCGCGTGACGGGCGGTGAGCCGTTGGTGCGCCGCGGGGTGGACGATCTGGTGGCGCGTCTCGGGAGGCTGAAGTCATACGGTCTGCAGCGGCTGGCGATGACCTCCAATGCGCTGCTCCTGCGGCAGCACCTCGACGGCCTCCGCGCCGGCGGGCTCGACGCGGTCAATCTTTCGCTCGATACGCTGCGTCCCGAGCGCTTCCGCGAGATCACCTTGCGCGACGGGTGCGAGGAGACCATCGCGGCGATTCGCGCGGCAGCAGCGGCGGGATTCGATTCCGTCAAGGTGAACGCGGTCGTGATGGCCGGCGTGAACGACGACGAGCTCGTCGATCTGGCGCGCGCGTTCGCTCTCGATGCGCCCATCGAGATGCGCTACATCGAATATATGCCATTCGAGGGAAATCACTGGGGCGAGCGGCTCCGGATGTTTCCCGCCGAGGCGATCCGCGCGCGGCTCGAGGAGCAACTCGAGCTGGAGGAGATCGGGTTGGCCGAGACCGCACGCGTTTACCGGGTACGCGAGAGGAACGGCCGCGACTTCCGCGGTCGCATCGGGATCATCTCCAGCATGACCGAGCCGTTCTGCGCCACCTGCAACCGGACCCGCCTGACCGCGGACGGGCACTTCCGCTGGTGCCTGCTGGACGAAGGCGAGATCGATCTGCGCGGGCCGATGCGCGCGGGCGCCACCGACGCCGATATGGCGCGGCTCATCGAGGACGGGCTGCGCGCGAAGAAGCCGGGCCATGCGCCGGCCGAAGAGCTGGTGGCGCTGCACCAGGGCCCGGGGCACGCGGGCCGCTCGATGATCCGCATCGGCGGCTGA
- a CDS encoding class I SAM-dependent RNA methyltransferase yields MELLEQLHRLPGEQLAPHLFALHLTHRPRHVPQDVVEQGAMLFAVCAPGLEPVLASEMRALGLPGRALAGGVEVAGGLSEAMRLNLWLRTASRVLLRIGEPFRATTFPELVRKASALPWERFLRKDTCAAFRVTCRKSRLYHSGAVAQRLHAALEARVGFRISRVESTGEEAPADAQLFLARFDHDVCTVSVDSSGALLHQRGWRGPQAKAPLRETLAAALLLGAGYDGEEPFCDPLCGSGTIAIEAALIAMRRAPGIARRFAFQRWPEFSARQWEHLTVAARKQERPVTVRIEASDQDAGAVEATAENASRAGVDIDILQRRLADLTADPGRGLIGCNLPYGVRINADVRRLAAEVADAARRRPGWRIVLVKAQATAPVPSLPLATLLRTKSGGIPIEMLVSA; encoded by the coding sequence ATGGAGCTCCTTGAGCAGCTCCACCGACTGCCCGGGGAGCAGCTCGCGCCGCACCTGTTCGCCCTTCACCTGACGCATCGCCCTCGCCACGTACCACAGGATGTCGTAGAGCAGGGCGCGATGCTGTTCGCGGTCTGCGCGCCGGGTCTGGAGCCGGTCCTGGCGTCGGAGATGCGAGCGCTCGGCCTTCCTGGGCGCGCGCTGGCGGGCGGCGTCGAAGTGGCAGGCGGGTTGTCGGAAGCGATGCGGCTGAACCTCTGGCTGCGCACGGCAAGCCGCGTGCTGCTGCGGATCGGCGAGCCCTTTCGCGCCACGACCTTCCCGGAACTGGTGCGGAAAGCGTCAGCGCTGCCGTGGGAACGGTTCCTGCGCAAGGATACATGCGCGGCTTTCCGGGTGACGTGCCGCAAGTCGCGGCTCTACCACTCGGGTGCAGTAGCGCAGCGGCTTCACGCGGCCTTGGAGGCGAGGGTCGGTTTCAGGATTTCGCGCGTCGAGAGTACCGGCGAGGAGGCGCCGGCGGACGCGCAGCTTTTCCTCGCCCGCTTCGACCACGACGTCTGCACCGTCAGCGTCGATTCCAGCGGCGCACTGTTGCACCAGCGCGGCTGGCGCGGGCCTCAGGCGAAGGCACCGCTCCGCGAGACCCTCGCGGCTGCGCTGCTCCTCGGCGCAGGCTACGACGGCGAGGAACCATTCTGCGATCCGCTCTGCGGATCCGGGACCATCGCCATCGAGGCCGCGCTGATCGCGATGCGCCGTGCACCGGGCATCGCGCGCAGGTTTGCCTTCCAGCGCTGGCCGGAATTCTCCGCGCGGCAATGGGAACACCTGACCGTTGCCGCGCGGAAGCAAGAGCGTCCTGTCACCGTGCGTATCGAGGCTTCCGATCAGGACGCGGGCGCCGTCGAAGCTACGGCCGAGAACGCTTCCCGCGCGGGAGTGGACATCGACATCCTCCAACGGCGGCTCGCGGACCTGACTGCCGACCCGGGCCGCGGACTGATTGGCTGCAATCTGCCCTATGGAGTCCGCATCAACGCCGACGTGCGCCGCCTTGCGGCGGAGGTCGCGGACGCCGCTCGGCGAAGACCGGGATGGCGGATCGTGCTCGTCAAGGCGCAGGCAACAGCGCCGGTGCCCTCCCTGCCGCTCGCGACGTTGCTGCGGACGAAGAGCGGTGGAATTCCGATCGAGATGCTCGTCTCGGCGTAG
- a CDS encoding SAM-dependent methyltransferase — translation MRQVKGEQVRRELLPGQSVELLKELHLVGRDGALHADTLRKLKQVNHLVQLLTPAVDDVLERHPSPVLVDAGAGNAYLGFVLYELFLREHPSAVIYSVDTRADLVARGQERAERLGFSRMRFVRGGIGDSPGELPERVHMVLALHACDTATDDALLLALRHDADHVAVVPCCQAEVAAQLKENRHAAPQPWPLLWGHAIHRREIGAHLTNVIRALALQSRGYQVTVTELTGWEHSLKNELILGRRVHREHRGARAELEKLLETTGVRPKLVRELSG, via the coding sequence ATGCGTCAGGTGAAGGGCGAACAGGTGCGGCGCGAGCTGCTCCCCGGGCAGTCGGTGGAGCTGCTCAAGGAGCTCCATCTGGTCGGCCGCGACGGCGCGCTTCACGCCGACACCCTGCGCAAGCTCAAGCAGGTCAACCACCTCGTTCAGCTGCTGACGCCGGCGGTGGACGACGTGCTCGAGCGGCATCCGAGCCCGGTGTTGGTCGACGCCGGCGCCGGCAACGCCTATCTCGGCTTCGTCCTGTACGAGCTCTTCCTGCGCGAGCATCCCAGCGCTGTGATCTATTCAGTAGATACGCGCGCCGATCTGGTCGCGCGCGGGCAGGAGCGCGCGGAGCGCCTCGGCTTCTCGCGGATGCGCTTCGTTCGGGGCGGTATCGGCGATTCTCCTGGCGAACTGCCGGAGCGCGTGCACATGGTCCTCGCCCTGCACGCGTGCGACACCGCGACGGACGACGCGCTGCTCCTCGCTCTGCGCCACGATGCGGACCACGTCGCCGTCGTGCCCTGTTGCCAGGCGGAGGTGGCCGCGCAGCTGAAAGAGAACCGGCACGCCGCCCCGCAACCTTGGCCGCTCTTGTGGGGACATGCCATCCATCGCCGCGAGATCGGCGCGCACCTCACCAACGTGATCCGCGCGCTGGCGCTGCAGAGCCGCGGGTACCAGGTGACGGTCACGGAGTTGACCGGCTGGGAGCATTCGCTGAAGAACGAGCTGATCCTCGGCCGCCGCGTGCACCGCGAGCACCGCGGCGCGCGCGCCGAGTTGGAAAAGCTGCTGGAGACGACCGGAGTGCGACCCAAGCTGGTTCGGGAGCTGAGTGGATGA